From the Marinomonas sp. THO17 genome, one window contains:
- a CDS encoding chorismate-binding protein: MSPEQNKQPPRIELPRKPQYVTISSDCDFFGLFKKIEKRFENCFMLESLGEESFISRHSIIGFDPEKLLWAEGKQLFIEERDGTNQAYESDNPYYLLRSIVPQNILSRGFAGGLTGYIGYDSMNYFEPSLDLQASDMFDAFRFGLYTDGLILDKMTGEVFYFYYEDNRLDLVNDMMAEITPENGPLVVRPLGESMTKVDHAEAVAKVKQDIIEGKIFQCEVGFKKWFELEGDTINLYEELREVNPSPQMYYLKFAQQKVIGASPELLFRVRQGEMETFPLAGTAKRGADEKEDTALARALLNDPKEIAEHNMIVDLHRNDIGRVARFGTVKVRSLMDIKRFSHVQHISSEIVGIMAEEHDMFSALASNFPAGTLTGAPKIEAMKIIDDLESDGRGPYGGAVGQFSFNGDCMFAIPIRTVFAKGNKAYVQTCGGNVYDSNAEDEYEEIQRKFAGTKRVLDNFSEGANR; the protein is encoded by the coding sequence ATGAGTCCTGAACAAAATAAACAACCGCCTCGCATCGAGCTACCACGTAAGCCGCAATACGTTACCATCAGTTCCGATTGCGATTTTTTTGGTTTATTTAAGAAGATAGAAAAGCGTTTTGAAAATTGCTTTATGCTGGAGTCTTTAGGGGAAGAGAGTTTTATTTCTCGTCATTCCATCATTGGCTTTGATCCAGAAAAGCTTTTATGGGCGGAGGGTAAACAGCTTTTCATTGAAGAGCGCGATGGGACGAATCAAGCCTATGAGTCGGACAATCCTTATTACTTATTGCGTAGTATCGTGCCACAAAATATTTTGTCACGAGGTTTTGCTGGTGGCTTGACGGGCTACATAGGCTACGACAGCATGAACTATTTTGAGCCGAGTTTGGATCTGCAAGCCAGTGACATGTTCGATGCATTTCGCTTTGGCTTATATACAGACGGATTGATTCTAGACAAGATGACGGGCGAGGTTTTCTACTTTTACTACGAAGACAATCGCCTGGATTTGGTTAATGACATGATGGCGGAAATCACACCTGAAAACGGACCTTTGGTGGTTCGACCATTAGGTGAATCTATGACCAAAGTCGATCACGCCGAGGCGGTCGCTAAGGTAAAGCAAGACATCATTGAGGGTAAGATTTTTCAATGTGAAGTGGGCTTTAAGAAATGGTTTGAGCTGGAAGGAGACACCATCAATCTGTATGAAGAATTGCGTGAGGTTAATCCTTCGCCGCAGATGTATTACCTCAAATTTGCGCAACAGAAAGTCATAGGTGCCAGTCCTGAGTTATTGTTCCGTGTACGTCAGGGGGAAATGGAAACTTTCCCATTAGCAGGAACGGCGAAGCGTGGTGCGGATGAAAAAGAAGACACGGCGCTGGCGCGCGCTTTGCTGAACGACCCGAAAGAAATTGCTGAACATAATATGATAGTCGACTTGCATCGTAATGACATTGGGCGTGTGGCGCGTTTTGGTACGGTAAAAGTACGCTCGCTAATGGACATTAAACGCTTTAGTCATGTACAACATATTTCCAGTGAAATCGTCGGTATTATGGCGGAAGAGCATGATATGTTTTCTGCTTTAGCCAGTAACTTCCCTGCCGGTACCCTAACAGGTGCACCTAAAATTGAGGCCATGAAAATCATCGATGATTTAGAAAGTGATGGTCGTGGTCCATACGGTGGTGCCGTTGGTCAGTTTTCTTTTAATGGAGACTGTATGTTTGCGATTCCAATTCGTACTGTGTTCGCAAAGGGGAATAAAGCCTACGTACAAACCTGCGGCGGTAATGTGTATGACTCGAATGCTGAAGACGAGTATGAAGAAATACAACGTAAGTTTGCTGGAACTAAACGTGTATTGGACAATTTCAGTGAAGGAGCAAACAGATGA
- a CDS encoding Trp family transcriptional regulator, which yields MQQLIEFLSQVDDQSLLEKRLRALLTPNEINEMLHRLQIFSLLEQGVPQRDIAKQLGVGIATVTRGSRALKELKKNES from the coding sequence ATGCAACAACTCATTGAATTTCTTAGCCAAGTAGATGATCAATCTTTGTTAGAGAAGCGTTTGCGAGCCTTGTTAACGCCGAATGAAATTAACGAGATGTTGCACCGTTTGCAGATCTTTTCCCTGTTAGAACAGGGGGTGCCACAACGAGATATAGCGAAACAGTTAGGGGTTGGTATTGCCACAGTGACGCGTGGTTCCCGAGCATTGAAGGAATTGAAAAAGAATGAGTCCTGA
- a CDS encoding methyl-accepting chemotaxis protein: MKDLPLKKKLVIVIIATAVALFIAMYGIRLMGKVIDFAYLEREHILAVTGAEHDLAQPNPKIDPLVSHLQYAKEQAIAVGESIFLVEKLLFRLLGQGMLLDLAIEDIKRIDLILAELDSINSDTLSAEQVKKVTELMEWSVTNSAVFGSGLRDAGKFVTLLVYVLVILVIGFIIALLRFIIVTSIPPLEKTTEVTKEIAKGNLNINLNANHIETSTAEMVGGLRDMILAIKAVMLELSDAATSNGVISEQTLKGVNRQHDEVRRLVESMQEMNLTIQAVADSAQHASEATKEGHQDSSESVSVVNGAVSSIIQLADEVRNSTTAIKKIESDSQNILSIVGMINELTEQTNLLALNAAIEAARAGEAGRGFAVVADEVRSLAQKTQDSTGQIQGTIDQLKSSTLGAVDIMDKCCDIAEESVNKANAAGEVIQNIAEKMSHILTLNQQISSKTKEQESVTQKITSSSGAINSVADEAASGAKQTSKSSSHLLELVNQMDKVVSKFSV; the protein is encoded by the coding sequence ATGAAGGATCTACCACTTAAGAAAAAACTGGTTATTGTTATTATTGCTACTGCCGTTGCTTTGTTCATAGCAATGTATGGAATCAGATTGATGGGAAAGGTAATCGATTTTGCTTACCTTGAACGTGAGCATATCCTAGCAGTTACTGGTGCTGAACATGATTTAGCACAGCCGAATCCTAAGATTGACCCCTTAGTAAGTCATCTTCAATACGCTAAAGAACAAGCGATAGCGGTTGGTGAGTCGATTTTTTTAGTCGAAAAGCTCTTATTTCGCCTGTTAGGTCAGGGAATGTTGCTGGATCTCGCCATTGAAGACATTAAGCGCATTGATCTGATTTTAGCGGAATTGGACAGCATAAACTCTGACACTTTGTCAGCAGAACAGGTTAAAAAAGTAACCGAACTAATGGAGTGGTCGGTTACCAATTCAGCTGTATTTGGTTCAGGCTTACGGGATGCAGGAAAGTTTGTTACCTTGCTTGTATACGTTTTAGTCATTTTGGTGATTGGTTTTATTATTGCTCTGTTACGTTTCATCATAGTGACTTCTATTCCTCCACTGGAGAAAACAACGGAAGTTACCAAAGAAATTGCTAAAGGCAATCTGAATATTAATTTAAACGCTAATCATATTGAAACCTCTACAGCTGAAATGGTTGGCGGCCTACGCGATATGATTCTCGCGATAAAAGCCGTTATGTTGGAGTTATCGGATGCGGCCACCTCTAATGGTGTCATTTCAGAGCAAACCTTAAAAGGTGTTAACCGGCAACACGATGAAGTCCGTCGCTTGGTTGAGTCAATGCAAGAAATGAATTTAACGATTCAAGCGGTTGCTGACTCTGCTCAGCATGCGAGTGAAGCGACCAAAGAAGGACATCAAGATTCGTCAGAGAGTGTAAGCGTTGTTAATGGGGCGGTTTCTTCTATTATCCAACTTGCGGATGAAGTTCGTAATTCCACGACTGCAATTAAGAAAATCGAGTCAGATAGTCAGAATATACTTTCCATTGTCGGCATGATAAATGAGTTAACAGAGCAAACCAATTTACTTGCATTGAACGCAGCAATTGAAGCAGCTCGTGCTGGTGAAGCTGGAAGAGGTTTTGCTGTGGTGGCTGACGAAGTACGTTCTTTAGCACAAAAAACACAAGACTCAACGGGCCAAATTCAAGGCACAATTGACCAGTTAAAGAGTAGCACACTAGGGGCAGTTGATATTATGGATAAATGCTGTGATATCGCTGAAGAGTCCGTTAATAAAGCGAATGCTGCTGGGGAAGTTATACAAAATATAGCGGAAAAAATGTCGCATATATTGACTTTAAACCAGCAAATATCCAGTAAGACAAAAGAACAAGAGTCCGTCACTCAAAAAATTACCAGTAGTTCAGGAGCCATTAATTCTGTTGCTGATGAGGCTGCCAGTGGTGCTAAGCAGACATCTAAGTCGAGTTCTCATTTGTTAGAGTTAGTGAATCAGATGGATAAGGTGGTCAGTAAATTTAGTGTGTAA
- a CDS encoding aminodeoxychorismate/anthranilate synthase component II has product MKIYIIDNYDSFTYNLYQFIGEVLQTEQSQGRIEQFEVIVKRNDEVTLDDIRQASPDRIIISPGPGSPDDKAYFGVCADVILEFGRSTPLMGVCLGMQGICHVFGGKVVKASLPMHGKTSPIQHNGQGIFHDIPDQLEVMRYHSLIAEAESFPEVLEVTAAVGSLHAEKFDDLNGIRQGGEFEIMGVRHKDYPIQGIQFHPESFATEGGKDLIKNFLFNAV; this is encoded by the coding sequence ATGAAAATTTATATCATAGACAATTATGATTCCTTCACTTATAACCTTTATCAATTTATCGGCGAAGTGCTGCAAACAGAACAAAGTCAGGGACGTATCGAACAGTTTGAGGTGATTGTTAAGCGTAACGATGAGGTGACGCTAGATGATATTCGACAAGCTTCACCAGATCGTATTATTATCTCCCCAGGCCCAGGTTCACCTGACGACAAAGCCTATTTTGGTGTGTGTGCTGATGTGATTTTAGAGTTCGGTAGAAGCACACCTTTAATGGGCGTTTGTTTAGGCATGCAGGGGATTTGTCATGTATTTGGTGGTAAGGTGGTCAAAGCGTCATTGCCTATGCATGGTAAAACCAGTCCAATTCAGCACAATGGCCAAGGCATTTTTCATGATATTCCTGATCAGTTGGAAGTCATGCGTTATCACTCTCTCATCGCAGAGGCGGAAAGCTTTCCAGAGGTATTGGAGGTGACCGCTGCGGTAGGCAGTTTGCATGCCGAAAAGTTTGATGATCTCAATGGTATTCGTCAAGGTGGTGAGTTTGAGATCATGGGAGTGCGCCATAAGGATTATCCGATTCAAGGTATACAATTTCATCCTGAGTCGTTTGCAACGGAAGGAGGTAAGGATTTGATTAAAAATTTCTTATTCAATGCTGTGTAA